A DNA window from Undibacterium sp. YM2 contains the following coding sequences:
- a CDS encoding NUDIX hydrolase, producing MLQTHTPRDSTEAAHLKTALDFVASNPLCSSRSNLAGHVTASAWILSPDGKSALLTHHKKLNRWLQLGGHTDDADTSIQAAAAREAREESGMTDLRLLSDALFDVDVHPIPARGSEPAHYHYDLRFSFQAQHVDFNVSEESHALAWVPLATLAAEDGNASVARMARKSLGVSGFADVATVK from the coding sequence ATGCTCCAGACACATACTCCACGGGACAGCACCGAAGCCGCGCACCTGAAAACCGCGCTGGATTTTGTCGCCAGCAACCCACTATGCAGCAGCCGCAGCAACCTGGCCGGGCATGTCACTGCATCGGCCTGGATTTTGTCGCCCGATGGCAAGTCTGCCCTGCTCACGCATCACAAGAAACTCAATCGCTGGCTGCAGCTCGGCGGGCATACCGACGATGCCGACACCAGCATACAGGCCGCCGCTGCCCGCGAGGCGCGGGAAGAGAGCGGCATGACAGATCTGCGCTTGCTCAGCGACGCCCTGTTTGATGTCGATGTCCACCCCATCCCCGCCCGGGGCAGCGAGCCTGCACACTATCATTACGACCTGCGATTTTCATTCCAGGCACAGCATGTCGATTTTAATGTCAGCGAAGAGTCACATGCGCTGGCCTGGGTGCCGTTGGCTACGCTGGCGGCAGAAGACGGCAATGCGTCGGTTGCCAGGATGGCGAGGAAGAGTTTGGGGGTGTCGGGGTTTGCGGATGTAGCGACGGTCAAATGA
- a CDS encoding lysozyme inhibitor LprI family protein — translation MRTLCTLALITLFSALASTTQAASFDCSKAAKPVERMICDTGNLSTLDEQLAGAYKAMMKAASPATGTDTSELLKSSQQRWLRTTRDACKTVQCLENAYVGRIAFLVQWNEDAPANSKIDGKLDGNYEFSHDMEFANGTHSTVQDCLNIKSTGNAQAQVKTILVQSNGHNCSLNGKFALAGNVYSYLPGKGENDIQNCQIKLTVKQHQLVLSATGEGCSSHCGARASFANGASFLRTDKAKRACVAD, via the coding sequence ATGCGCACACTTTGTACCCTTGCACTGATCACTTTATTCTCCGCCCTGGCCAGCACCACGCAAGCCGCCAGCTTTGATTGCAGCAAGGCCGCCAAACCGGTGGAACGCATGATATGTGACACGGGCAATCTCTCGACGCTTGATGAGCAGCTTGCCGGTGCCTACAAGGCCATGATGAAGGCGGCCAGCCCGGCCACAGGCACCGATACCAGTGAGTTACTCAAATCCAGCCAGCAACGCTGGTTGCGCACTACCCGCGATGCCTGCAAGACTGTGCAATGCCTGGAGAATGCCTATGTCGGGCGTATTGCATTTCTTGTGCAATGGAATGAAGACGCACCGGCAAACAGCAAGATAGACGGCAAGCTCGACGGTAACTACGAGTTCAGCCATGACATGGAATTTGCCAATGGCACCCACTCGACAGTGCAAGACTGCCTGAATATCAAAAGCACAGGCAATGCCCAGGCACAGGTGAAGACGATACTCGTGCAATCAAATGGCCACAATTGCAGCCTCAATGGCAAGTTCGCGCTGGCTGGCAATGTGTATAGCTACCTGCCAGGCAAAGGCGAAAACGATATTCAGAATTGCCAGATCAAGCTGACTGTCAAACAACACCAGCTCGTCTTGTCAGCCACGGGTGAGGGATGCAGTTCACACTGCGGTGCCCGCGCCAGTTTTGCGAATGGCGCCAGCTTTTTGCGTACCGACAAGGCTAAACGGGCTTGTGTGGCGGACTGA
- a CDS encoding biopolymer transporter ExbD: MMHAKAAQGRQREDEVLLTMDSTPMIGILLALIAMLVMAVPPERHFLDYGASGCAFFDPNADAHFVDIDFDGSLQLNGEVLTKKQMEQRFQELALRHDHRQFIFLRASHATTYQQVTSVLASTRRHGLDYVHIVNDGLLPS, encoded by the coding sequence ATGATGCACGCAAAGGCAGCCCAGGGCAGGCAAAGAGAAGATGAGGTCTTGCTGACTATGGACAGCACTCCCATGATAGGTATCTTGCTGGCGCTGATCGCCATGCTGGTCATGGCTGTGCCGCCAGAAAGGCATTTTCTTGACTATGGCGCAAGCGGCTGCGCCTTTTTTGACCCGAATGCGGATGCCCATTTCGTTGACATTGATTTCGATGGAAGTTTGCAATTGAATGGCGAGGTGCTCACGAAGAAACAGATGGAGCAGCGTTTTCAGGAACTCGCCCTGCGCCACGACCATCGCCAGTTTATCTTTTTGCGTGCCAGCCATGCTACCACCTACCAGCAAGTGACCTCAGTGCTGGCATCGACCCGGCGTCATGGACTGGACTACGTCCACATCGTCAACGACGGCCTGCTGCCTTCCTGA
- a CDS encoding LysR family transcriptional regulator yields the protein MDRLQSMRTFAKVVELGNFAKAATALDMSNAVVTRYIADLETHLGTRLLNRSTRKLSLTETGLVYLDRVRAILSDIDDADAIASYAAKKPSGTLRIYSVPHFGKAQLAQLLPEFARDYPDVMLDIKITDHQVDLVEEGIDVGFYLDLQKIDGSMISRKLATSEVLLCASPSYLKEHGTPTTPEDISGHRCLNFNYDFLRDNWMAFDKRIGRDSYRSIPIQSKVISNNADVLRACALAGMGLVLRTSFQIDDDLAQGRLVRLFPEHCFGAVSISMVYPSRRQLSAKVRRFVDFVASKFPHPEEDMWLGTCPFRIHEEKLRELGIPHPGKMRVG from the coding sequence ATGGACAGATTGCAATCAATGCGTACTTTTGCCAAGGTGGTGGAGCTGGGCAATTTTGCCAAGGCTGCTACGGCACTGGACATGTCTAACGCCGTTGTCACCCGTTATATCGCGGATCTGGAGACCCATCTGGGCACGCGATTGCTGAACCGCTCGACCCGTAAATTGTCGCTGACAGAGACGGGTCTGGTGTATCTGGACAGGGTGCGTGCCATCCTGAGCGATATTGACGATGCCGATGCCATCGCCTCTTATGCGGCCAAAAAACCCAGCGGCACCTTGCGCATCTATTCTGTACCGCATTTCGGTAAAGCGCAACTGGCGCAGCTGTTGCCCGAATTTGCCAGGGATTATCCCGATGTCATGCTCGACATCAAAATCACTGACCATCAGGTTGATCTGGTCGAAGAGGGCATCGATGTCGGCTTTTACCTGGACTTGCAAAAGATAGACGGCAGCATGATCTCGCGCAAGCTGGCCACGTCAGAAGTGCTGCTGTGTGCCTCACCCAGCTACCTCAAGGAACATGGCACGCCGACCACGCCTGAGGATATCTCTGGTCACCGCTGCCTCAACTTCAATTACGACTTTTTGCGCGATAACTGGATGGCCTTTGACAAGCGCATAGGCCGCGACTCTTACCGCAGCATCCCTATCCAGAGCAAAGTCATCAGCAATAATGCCGACGTGCTGCGTGCCTGCGCCCTGGCGGGCATGGGCCTGGTCTTGCGCACGTCTTTTCAGATTGATGATGACCTGGCGCAGGGCAGGCTGGTCAGGCTGTTTCCTGAACACTGCTTTGGTGCGGTGTCGATTTCCATGGTCTATCCCAGCCGCCGCCAGTTGTCGGCCAAGGTCAGGCGCTTTGTCGATTTCGTCGCCAGCAAATTTCCCCACCCGGAAGAAGACATGTGGCTGGGCACTTGCCCTTTCCGCATCCATGAAGAAAAACTCAGGGAACTGGGCATACCGCATCCCGGCAAGATGCGCGTTGGCTGA
- a CDS encoding pilus assembly protein PilP: protein MQMKVSLALQLMLPLTLLVMAAPSSATFPISELELLTYDKMLLTGTAQYGKAWIACIKTSEGKQVTVKKGDTLGTQLGHIQKIDAKGIYLTETVQLNVSEWFERKLFWPVVSDKTLRAECKWIAAPEKSWSYPSHFQD, encoded by the coding sequence ATGCAAATGAAAGTTAGCCTCGCATTGCAGCTCATGTTGCCACTGACCTTACTGGTTATGGCTGCACCATCCAGTGCGACCTTCCCCATCAGTGAACTTGAACTGCTCACTTACGACAAGATGTTGTTGACGGGCACCGCACAATACGGGAAAGCATGGATAGCCTGTATAAAAACCAGCGAGGGCAAGCAAGTCACCGTCAAAAAAGGCGATACGCTCGGTACACAGCTTGGCCACATCCAGAAAATTGATGCCAAAGGTATTTATCTGACAGAAACGGTGCAACTCAATGTTAGCGAGTGGTTTGAAAGAAAATTGTTTTGGCCTGTGGTGAGTGACAAGACACTGCGTGCAGAATGCAAATGGATAGCTGCGCCTGAAAAGAGCTGGAGCTATCCTTCTCACTTTCAGGATTAG
- a CDS encoding FAD-binding oxidoreductase, translated as MDVLSTAVTTSAATSVPAPSRRRFLQTSTALATASMLGISGEAAAAPALHSKHNLAALARSMAGRLILPGELGYMMAAAPNNQRYADILPIAVAMCANDRDVQLCLRWAIDNRKPFAVRSGGHNYAGFSTTRGLLIDVKAMNGIRVDEKENTCTIAAGVSNQDMANFFSGSSLAVPSGRCPTVGAAGLVLGGGWGFSATHAGLTCDSLKSSEIVLPNQQLVVAEDKGSYQDLFWGLRGGGGGNFGVNTSFTFNLVDVSHNVTIFNILWPAQQQLELFSALQDLQQNNPTTISTRSKIVPRRAGTNYTMADLQVTTLGQFFGGKEAALKALEPVLKMLTPAKADIREMTYWQARDYLITDDPNGMYDLRSSYVGEKMSPEGMEMMLRWMLKWPGGSLVPENMGILFAIGGKVREVPVNATAYPHRNANYIFEMEAAWGPIDKLDVVQKQQQWLRDYFTAMSPFVLPQAYVNFPNREQANWARAYYGPNLDRLKIVKHKYDPHDYFKFEQSIPQK; from the coding sequence ATGGATGTCTTGTCCACCGCTGTCACCACCTCAGCCGCAACCTCAGTTCCTGCCCCTTCCCGCCGCCGCTTTTTACAAACATCCACCGCATTAGCCACCGCCAGCATGCTGGGCATCTCGGGCGAGGCTGCGGCAGCACCGGCCTTGCACAGCAAGCACAACCTGGCAGCGCTGGCGCGCAGCATGGCTGGGCGCTTGATTTTACCGGGGGAGCTCGGTTATATGATGGCCGCCGCACCGAACAACCAGCGCTATGCCGACATCCTGCCCATCGCCGTTGCCATGTGCGCCAATGACAGGGATGTACAGTTGTGCCTGCGCTGGGCGATCGACAATCGCAAACCCTTTGCAGTGCGTTCTGGTGGTCACAATTACGCAGGCTTTTCTACTACCAGGGGTTTGCTGATTGATGTGAAGGCGATGAATGGCATCCGGGTCGATGAAAAAGAAAATACCTGCACCATCGCCGCTGGTGTCAGTAACCAGGATATGGCCAACTTCTTTAGCGGCAGCAGCCTGGCTGTGCCGTCTGGCCGTTGCCCGACCGTGGGTGCGGCGGGCCTGGTGCTGGGTGGTGGCTGGGGCTTTTCTGCCACCCATGCTGGCCTGACTTGCGATAGCCTGAAATCATCAGAAATTGTTTTACCCAACCAGCAACTGGTGGTGGCAGAAGACAAGGGCAGTTATCAGGATTTATTCTGGGGTCTGCGCGGCGGCGGTGGCGGCAATTTTGGGGTGAATACTTCGTTCACCTTTAACCTGGTGGATGTGTCACACAACGTCACGATTTTCAATATCCTCTGGCCTGCCCAGCAGCAGCTGGAATTATTTTCTGCCTTGCAGGACCTGCAGCAAAATAATCCCACCACGATTTCCACACGCAGCAAAATCGTGCCGCGCCGTGCTGGCACCAACTACACCATGGCAGACTTGCAGGTCACGACCCTGGGCCAGTTCTTTGGTGGCAAAGAAGCCGCACTCAAGGCTTTGGAGCCGGTATTGAAAATGCTCACGCCTGCCAAGGCCGACATTCGCGAAATGACTTACTGGCAGGCACGCGATTACCTGATCACCGACGACCCCAACGGCATGTATGACCTGCGGTCTTCGTACGTGGGAGAAAAAATGTCGCCAGAAGGCATGGAAATGATGCTGCGCTGGATGCTGAAATGGCCCGGTGGTTCGCTCGTGCCAGAAAACATGGGCATCCTGTTTGCCATTGGCGGCAAGGTGCGTGAAGTGCCGGTCAACGCCACGGCTTACCCACATCGCAATGCCAATTATATTTTTGAAATGGAAGCCGCCTGGGGGCCGATAGACAAGCTGGACGTGGTACAGAAGCAGCAACAATGGCTGCGCGATTACTTTACCGCCATGAGCCCTTTTGTACTGCCGCAAGCCTATGTCAATTTCCCGAACCGCGAGCAAGCAAATTGGGCAAGGGCTTATTATGGCCCTAACCTGGATCGTTTAAAGATCGTCAAACACAAATACGATCCGCACGATTATTTCAAGTTTGAGCAGAGTATTCCGCAGAAGTGA
- a CDS encoding DUF4148 domain-containing protein has product MNAKQLFLATSLTFLTATSVFAADNNAESTAPKTRAQVLAELQESRANGEEIGMEGYSWYPAQKAALVKANETRLAADKANNDKVATSKTQKATQN; this is encoded by the coding sequence ATGAATGCGAAACAACTCTTCTTGGCAACCAGCCTGACATTTTTGACAGCAACTTCTGTTTTTGCTGCTGACAACAACGCTGAAAGCACTGCACCAAAAACCCGCGCCCAAGTTTTGGCAGAACTGCAAGAATCCCGCGCCAACGGCGAAGAAATCGGCATGGAAGGCTACTCCTGGTACCCAGCCCAGAAAGCAGCTCTCGTCAAAGCCAATGAAACACGCCTGGCTGCTGACAAAGCCAATAACGACAAAGTAGCGACATCCAAAACACAAAAAGCGACACAGAACTAA
- a CDS encoding SpoIIE family protein phosphatase, which yields MQINILSTAAGIKPNEDLACHFTHADGTLDVLMFDGASSVSDQHYLDAELGDPAWFVQQFALALQQTATPAHTQADCIVHALQTLRTQHSSLLQTAAMPAYAWPIAALSWLRMPANGEECSLYALGDCKSFLLDAQAKVIDLDPYDNPQEGILKTAVEELKQQGLDEQARWARLLPMLRERRVAQNNSPQPSILCLHPQGRFAAREYRFSLAADERLFMMTDGFYRLVESYHLYDDQSLMQTCSTRGLEAMMQELRMHEAGKSGGMTVKKADDATVTMLNAGQ from the coding sequence ATGCAGATCAACATCCTCTCCACCGCCGCTGGCATCAAACCAAACGAAGACCTGGCCTGCCACTTCACACACGCTGACGGCACCCTTGATGTGCTAATGTTTGACGGTGCCAGCTCGGTATCGGACCAGCATTATCTTGATGCCGAGCTAGGTGACCCGGCCTGGTTTGTGCAGCAATTTGCGCTGGCGCTGCAACAAACCGCCACCCCGGCACACACCCAGGCAGACTGCATCGTACATGCCCTGCAAACCTTGCGCACACAGCACAGCAGCCTGTTGCAAACTGCCGCCATGCCCGCCTATGCCTGGCCGATTGCCGCCCTGAGCTGGCTGCGCATGCCAGCGAATGGTGAAGAGTGCAGCCTGTATGCACTGGGGGATTGCAAGAGTTTTTTACTGGATGCACAGGCCAAGGTCATTGATCTTGACCCGTATGACAATCCACAGGAAGGCATACTCAAGACGGCGGTAGAAGAATTAAAACAGCAAGGTCTTGATGAACAGGCACGCTGGGCCAGGCTCCTGCCAATGCTGCGCGAGCGCCGCGTGGCACAGAACAACAGCCCGCAGCCATCGATACTTTGCCTGCACCCGCAAGGCCGATTTGCGGCGCGTGAATACAGATTCAGCCTTGCAGCCGATGAGCGCCTGTTCATGATGACGGATGGTTTTTACCGGCTGGTTGAAAGCTACCATCTCTATGACGACCAAAGCCTGATGCAGACTTGCTCAACACGTGGGCTAGAGGCGATGATGCAGGAATTGCGCATGCATGAAGCGGGCAAGTCAGGTGGCATGACAGTGAAGAAGGCGGATGATGCGACGGTAACGATGTTGAATGCGGGTCAGTGA